From Brachionichthys hirsutus isolate HB-005 chromosome 2, CSIRO-AGI_Bhir_v1, whole genome shotgun sequence, one genomic window encodes:
- the znf512b gene encoding zinc finger protein 512B: protein MESPSSGPRVGKLSSSGGLPRGRTPKHGHHHEPVRPTPEPENNSKLGLMCDESGEGKRKGRPKAEMQELRSIPAHLILQWKEEFKRRSRVKCPRSGCWLEFPSIYGVKYHYQRCQGATVAEKPSHNCPYCEAVFATKVRLQKHKLWNHPDRVSVEPKDELPQFQSNAIKFNTKKRPLEYNPPSPVFFKVKKTHEVSSASHNGDVAHQKSERNQHSQPSQQTHQPLPAQLQSPQSQSTSSDAGGSESEGGSLPPPFPDEDPERMKHRRKQKTPKKFTGEQPSISGTFGLKGMTKVEEKLKGSRAKRPEGSGLSDEPQRRTAGSSSQSSKKDPAASSSGAASDPQWQQAISERGEVVCPTCSIVTRKTIHGLKKHMEICQKLQDALKCHQCHKQFRSKAGLNYHTMVEHTTKPTGSEGQTGDNHKERERLRQVLKQMGRIKCPSEGCSAHFSSLMGYQYHQKRCGREFSEDEKPAFLCQHCGKTYRSKAGRDYHVRTEHSSANAATAADNNSIPDTNNNPGTERVIPEDVPSIGKKEQIPAEKKDRQEKARPGHPREKEREVRDETAGSEKERETEKEKEKAPPNASLGDDFERTPSGRVRRRSAQVAVFHLQEIAEDELAKDWGTKRRIKDDLVPDSKRLNYTRPGLPNFSPELLESWKNQVKEQGFVCCTNENCEAVYSSVSGLKAHLANCSQGGGELGKYTCLICQKEFSSESGVKYHISKTHSQNWFRAAASQVVASSKSKVTEDTGVNAEVRNGATAGKKRGRKPREYPPVVSPPPMKTEAPTTTQNSSLATSPSSGATPSPVPISDPTDSANSGKSRQPCMPPSAAARRSKPRWPSLSE from the exons ATGGAGAGCCCAAGTAGCGGCCCCAGGGTTGGGAAGCTGTCCTCATCGGGGGGGCTGCCGAGGGGCCGGACCCCCAAGCACGGACATCACCATGAGCCCGTCAGGCCCACGCCAGAGCCCGAGAACAACAGCAAGCTCG gttTGATGTGTGACGAGTCAGGGGAGGGGAAAAGGAAAGGCCGTCCCAAAGCAGAGATGCAGGAACTGAGAAGCATCCCT gccCACCTGATATTACAATGGAAAGAAGAGTTCAAGCGCCGCTCCAGGGTTAAGTGTCCGCGTTCAGGCTGCTGGTTAGAGTTCCCCAGCATATATGGTGTGAAGTACCACTATCAGCGCTGCCAGGGG GCCACCGTAGCCGAAAAGCCGAGTCACAACTGCCCCTACTGTGAGGCCGTGTTTGCCACAAAGGTTCGCCTACAGAAGCATAAGCTGTGGAACCACCCAGACAGGGTTAGCGTGGAGCCCAAGGACGAGCTGCCTCAGTTCCAAAGCAACGCCATCAAGTTTAACACCAAGAAAAG GCCCCTGGAGTATAACCCCCCTTCTCCAGTGTTCTTCAAAGTGAAAAAGACTCACGAGGTGTCCTCAGCCTCCCACAATGGGGACGTGGCCCACCAGAAAAGTGAGAGGAACCAGCACAGCCAGCCGTCGCAGCAGACTCACCAGCCGCTTCCGGCCCAGCTGCAGTCCCCGCAGTCCCAAAGCACGTCTTCTGACGCAGGGGGTAGCGAGAGCGAGGGAGgcagccttcctcctcctttccccgATGAAGACCCAGAGCGAATGAAGCACA GACGGAAGCAGAAAACCCCGAAGAAATTCACCGGAGAGCAGCCGTCTATATCGGGAACATTTGGACTGAAAG GCATGACTaaggtggaggagaagctgaaggGGAGCCGCGCGAAGAGACCCGAGGGAAGTGGGCTCAGCGACGAGCCCCAGAGAAGAACAGCTGGTTCTTCGAGTCAGTCCTCAAAGAAAGACCCAGCCGCGAGCAGCTCGG GAGCTGCTTCTGACCCTCAGTGGCAACAAGCGATCTCCGAGCGAGGTGAAGTGGTGTGTCCCACCTGCTCCATCGTCACCAGGAAAACAATCCACGGCCTCAAGAAACACATGGAGATCTGCCAAAAG CTCCAAGACGCTCTGAAGTGCCACCAGTGCCATAAACAGTTCAGGTCTAAGGCCGGCCTCAACTACCACACCATGGTTGAACACACCACCAAG CCCACGGGGAGTGAAGGCCAGACGGGCGACAATcacaaggagagagaaaggctGCGCCAAGTGCTCAAACAGATGGGACGAATCAAGTGTCCTAGTGAG GGCTGTTCAGCCCATTTTTCCAGCCTGATGGGGTACCAGTACCACCAGAAACGCTGCGGACGGGAGTTCTCCGAAGATGAGAAGCCTGCGTTTCTATGCCAGCACTGTGGAAAAACCTACCGTTCCAAAGCTGGCAGAGACTATCACGTGCGTACCGAGCATTCCTCAGCTaacgccgccaccgccgccgacAACAACAGTATCCCCGACACCAACAACAACCCTGGCACAGAGCGG GTCATCCCTGAGGATGTTCCATCAATAGGCAAGAAGGAGCAAATCCCAGCTGAGAAGAAGGATCGGCAAGAGAAGGCGCGGCCCGGCCATCCGAGGGAGAAAGAACGAGAAGTCAGGGACGAGACCGCGGGAAGCgaaaaggagagggagacggaaaaagaaaaagaaaaagccccaCCGAATGCAAGTCTGGGGGATGACTTTGAAAGGACCCCCAGTGGGAGAGTGAGACGCCGGTCAGCTCAGGTAGCAGTCTTCCACCTGCAGGAGATAGCAGAGGATGAGCTTGCCAAAGACTGGGGCACCAAGCGGCGCATCAAGGACGACCTGGTGCCTGATAGCAAGAGG TTAAACTACACGCGACCTGGACTCCCCAATTTCAGCCCTGAGCTGCTCGAGTCCTGGAAGAATCAGGTCAAGGAACAGGGCTTCGTCTGCTGCACCAATGAG AACTGTGAAGCAGTCTATTCCAGTGTGTCGGGACTGAAAGCCCATCTCGCCAACTGCAGCCAG GGTGGTGGAGAACTGGGGAAGTACACCTGTCTGatctgtcagaaggagtttagCTCGGAGAGTGGCGTGAAGTACCACATCAGCAAGACTCACTCACAG AACTGGTTTCGAGCAGCCGCCAGCCAAGTGGTCGCCAGCAGCAAGAGCAAAGTGACAGAGGACACTGGGGTCAACGCCGAGGTGAGGAACGGTGCTACCGCCGGTAAGAAGAGGGGCCGCAAGCCAAGGGAGTACCCGCCTGTGGTCTCGCCTCCCCCCATGAAAACTGAAGCGCCCACCACTACTCAAAACTCAAGCCTTGCCACGAGCCCCTCATCCGGCGCgaccccgtcccccgtcccgaTATCTGACCCAACAGACAGTGCGAATTCAGGCAAAAGCCGGCAGCCCTGCATGCCCCCCTCCGCCGCCGCCAGACGAAGCAAACCCAGGTGGCCATCTTTGTCAGAGTAG